A genomic segment from Xiphophorus maculatus strain JP 163 A chromosome 6, X_maculatus-5.0-male, whole genome shotgun sequence encodes:
- the LOC102230616 gene encoding complement factor H-related protein 1-like has protein sequence MRLTGLRFALLVWIPGLLLAVDEGEPCGAPDLKNGYFLPVRESHPHGSHVTYSCDAGYKTTEEGWWATIICQDGVWYKKPECVVDTVCVLPVIPNGKFKQNLNGSLEINCNAGYSLNGQDNIVECHSGTWSAVPLCQKHPRACGEPPVVPNAVVTQTYQEVFAAYSKVEYQCRQGFLTEDRQSKKSAYCEGGNWAGIPRCTRAAEPTDTQTTFVSIDNCGEIPHVPNGLPEPQEQQRSLKYTCQNFYKLVGPDTVVCHRGGTWSEVPKCKEDFCLLDTTEYSDLINSGNTFIRNGGTEYPRCVDKWTLKNYAVVRCIDGNLSVSRCCNWAKIDFGLC, from the exons ATGCGGCTGACGGGTCTGAGATTTGCGCTCCTGGTCTGGATTCCTGGACTGCTGCTTG cTGTGGATGAAGGGGAGCCGTGCGGCGCTCCCGACCTGAAAAACGGTTATTTTCTCCCGGTGAGAGAGTCTCATCCTCATGGCTCACATGTGACGTACAGCTGCGATGCGGGATACAAAACCACAGAGGAGGGATGGTGGGCGACAATCATATGTCAAGATGGCGTCTGGTACAAGAAACCGGAGTGTGTTG TGGACACAGTCTGCGTTCTTCCGGTTATTCCAAACGGCAAATTCAAGCAAAACCTGAACGGCTCGTTAGAAATAAACTGCAACGCAGGATATTCGCTAAACGGCCAGGATAACATCGTGGAGTGTCACAGTGGGACGTGGTCCGCGGTGCCGCTCTGTCAGA AACACCCCAGGGCGTGCGGCGAGCCACCAGTTGTCCCTAATGCCGTCGTTACTCAGACCTACCAGGAGGTGTTTGCTGCTTATTCCAAAGTGGAGTATCAGTGCAGACAAGGATTTCTCACAGAGGACAGACAGTCCAAAAAAAGTGCCTACTGCGAGGGTGGAAACTGGGCCGGAATTCCACGTTGCA CACGTGCTGCCGAACCCACGGACACTCAGACTACATTCGTATCCA TCGATAATTGTGGAGAGATCCCTCATGTTCCAAACGGGCTTCCTGAGCCACAGGAGCAGCAACGTTCTTTGAAATACACGTGTCAGAACTTTTACAAGTTAGTGGGTCCTGACACTGTGGTGTGTCACAGAGGTGGCACGTGGTCCGAAGTCCCCAAATGTAAAG aggATTTCTGTCTTCTGGACACTACAGAGTATTCTGACCTAATAAATTCTGGCAATACGTTTATCAGAAATGGGGGCACAGAGTACCCGAGATGTGTTGATAAATGGACGCTTAAAAATTACGCTGTGGTTCGGTGCATTGATGGGAATCTCAGTGTATCCAGAT gttgCAACTGGGCCAAGATAGACTTT GGTCTATGCTGA